From Etheostoma cragini isolate CJK2018 chromosome 3, CSU_Ecrag_1.0, whole genome shotgun sequence:
GGAAACCCCACAGTAGTAGAAAGTAACAGACCTAGTGTAAAGATGAAAGTTATATTTATCTGTAGAAGTTTCCTCTCAGCTTTACTGTTTCAAGCTTCGGTGTGTTTTCCAggaatgaatttttttgacaaaacaagtCACTCTGCCtactctttctctgtttctcgtGTCAGTCTTCCAGCTGTCTGAGTCTcgtctgtctttctctgaccTGGCTCAGCTCGTGCTCTTCTACTCTCTTACCAGGTAAGAAACTGCTGCAGCCCTGGTGCCTTTTTATTTGTGATTGAACTTCCATTTGAACTTGGGCTTCTCTAGCagcgtgtgtatatgtgtgtgtatatatatatatatatatatatatatatatatatatatatatggcacCAACATTGCTATGatcatatgtttttttctgttttctcgtGCTAACCATGTAAAACATCCTAACCACATACtaacttttagatttttttattttaagttttgttgAAAAGCCTAATCAGCCAATGCTTTGAACATTGACAAAACTATGGCCCTCTTGGTTTAGTCTGTTTAACTAATCTATTTAAACCTTGTCATAATTTCTTGTGCATCAGGGATGTTTTGGCTGTCTGTCTTTTCATTCCTCGCTGGATCTACAGTGTAACCGAGAGGTCCAAAGATAATCTTGCTCAACTTGAACCCAGTGAGTCCTTCCATCTCTGTGACTTTTTGTCTTAATCTTCTCCTAGAAGCTACGTCAGAAACACAATATCAGAatgatattatttattatacttCTCTAACGCAGATACTTGGCTCCACACACCCCTTGGCCAACACACAACAGATGAAATGAACCAAAGGGAGCCTAGCAACATAGTGTGCTCTATACAGGTATCTATGGAgcacatacgtgtgtgtgtgcgtgtgtttgtgtgtgtgtgtgtgtgtgtgtgtgtgtgtgtgtgtaaaagtacaGGTCATGGTAACAACTTccttgttttcttgtgtttgcaAGTAAAGTAGAATGTGTCTCATTACCTTAATGCTgcactgatcaacatttttaaattaacaatggatcaaattaaAGTTTGTAATATGGAGACCAAAATAACGGagctaaaatacaataaaatgttggACTTGCAATCaccaggtggccagaaacagcACCTTAACAGGTGATCATATATTATTGTTTTGCTTACTTGTTATCATGGATCCCATGCAACTTCTAGGTTTGTCCCACCCAACAAAGCAACCCAATTGGTTATTgttaggcattgacctcgaGCAGTTATGGTTAGGATATGAGGTTAGGACCTGAACAAACTGGGTTCCTTTACCTTGCataagcatggacgcctggtCAATAGTAGCGTGTGATTTGCTATTGAACGGCAGGTCTTCCCTAGAAGTTGGGTGAGTTCCATAACACTGTGGTTACAGCTTGTTCCGCTGCAcacaagtggccaaaaaatCAGTTAACTGTTCTTTAAAATAGAGACTTGCAATGAGTAAAAGCTTATTGTATGCATACATTCAGGTGAGCTGTGTGTCACAGCCTCCTATTTGTTcactgtttatgtgtgtgcatattccTGCAGCTGACATCCACCAACGGGGCGCTGTGTATCATCAATCCTCTCTACCTTCGTGAACATGGAGATGACTGGCTGACCCACAGGGCAAGTCCTGTGCCGAGCTCCACACTGCCTTCAAATTACAGACGAGAGCGACGCCTCAGCACCACCAGAACATGGGCAGGGGCCGGATTACAAAGTAAACGAGCCATCTCTCTGGACCAGGAACCTTCCAGTATGGAGAGTTCTGGTGAGTATTTGTTACCTGCTGCTCCGGACTATCTCTTGGTAGGATATTCcataatttgatgtttttactgttttgttggaatataaatctgaataaaaaaactattagaTAGATGGACTTTGATACTTTTGGGCAGAATGCAACCTAGCTATTTCCCCCTGCTTTCAATGTTTAGGCAAAGCTAATTGCCTTCTGCACACCACCTGTTCAGtaggctgtagcttcatatttagcagaCCGACCTGAGCTTTTCTTATGTaactttccaaaatgttgaaacatttctttaaaagggacaattttttcaatgtagaaagtttttttttttcaatgcatcTCATAGATGGATATCTTAAAAGCTAAGCAGATTAAAACTGTCTATCTAATAAGGGTAAGGGAAGTGTAATTTGTCTGAACTTAACTCTCTAAACACAAGGCAAGGCAAACTCATGCAATTTCAAACTCTATTTGAAACTATGTGGAGAATTCTGATTGTAGTAAAAGTGGGTTATCTAAGCTCCATCATTTATCAAGTCCTTTTAAATTGGGTTCAGTTAAATGCATTGCCAAAATGGTCTTCATAATCCCTATTTTCCTTGTCCAGGTCTAATCAGAGCCAAGTCAGCAGATTTACCACATAGCCTCACAACCCCGTCAACACCAGCTGCTCTAGCTGGGGTTGTTCTCCGGAGACCCAGCAGAGATTCTGCATCCAGCCCTCCTTACAGAGCAAGTACTGGCAGCCTTTCTTTAATTACTTCATCCAGCTCTGAACAAATAGATTGTGGAGCGTCTGAGCTGCAGCACCATGGCAGCCCAGTACCTCAGTCTCCTTACAGGGTGTCCTGGATCGAAGATGGAGTCTGGCTGCCCCCACCCAGGCCTTCCTCTTTGCTCCACCCCCCATCGCTGGAGCTTGACTCGCTGTCAATCAGCAGCATTGAGGAAGAGCAAGAGCCCCAAATGCCCAACCCTACTCAGCACCACCCTTCTGCGCACCGGTTAGCTGACAAAGTCATACATCGTCTCTCGGCGGTGGGTCAGGCTCTCGGTGGGCTAGTAAGTTCGAGGAAGAGACTAATCAATCGTGTGCTGGAGTTGAGCGAGCGGAAAGGCTCAGCGTTTGCGGAGGCTGTGAAAGGATTTGTGGAGATGACGCTGAAGAAAGGTGCTGATCCCGGGCGGGTCACAGGGTCAGAGTTCTTACAGGAAGTTAGGTCATTGCTCTCGTCACTGAGGGACACACTGTTGGACTATCCAGAAATCCAGGCAACGTTGGACGGCATCACTGACATAAATGATGCAGAGATCGGTGAGTGAGCTGACCGTGAAGATTGACAACAGATCAATAAAAATTTACCTAAAGTGTTTACATATATGAGAGAACATGCTATTGTTTTACATCGCAGTAGATCAATTGTTAGTGCTCTTTTAATTTCTCCTCACATTCTTTTTGACTCTTCTATAGACTCCCTGATAGAGCTTTCCCTCCACAAGGTGGCTCTGAAACCCGTTGCAGCACACCTCTACTCCTGCATTCATGTTTCCCGGACTAATGACGGCAGTTTCAAGAGTCTGCTGGGCAACCTGCCTGGGCTGGAAAAGAGCGGGGTAGAGCAGTTAGGGGGGTCGGCGGGAGTTGGAGTTCCCGACTCTGTGACCCTGGAGCGGATCCAGCAGC
This genomic window contains:
- the rinl gene encoding ras and Rab interactor 2 gives rise to the protein MCASRGIHSPVNGTTAIPWRSSRKRLSLLEQLRGCQEAWCPKAPWDREGAHAAICGTPAGSFLVVRDSATSQPSLLCVSAGGEHEAVVDYNITSTGTVFQLSESRLSFSDLAQLVLFYSLTRDVLAVCLFIPRWIYSVTERSKDNLAQLEPNTWLHTPLGQHTTDEMNQREPSNIVCSIQLTSTNGALCIINPLYLREHGDDWLTHRASPVPSSTLPSNYRRERRLSTTRTWAGAGLQSKRAISLDQEPSSMESSGLIRAKSADLPHSLTTPSTPAALAGVVLRRPSRDSASSPPYRASTGSLSLITSSSSEQIDCGASELQHHGSPVPQSPYRVSWIEDGVWLPPPRPSSLLHPPSLELDSLSISSIEEEQEPQMPNPTQHHPSAHRLADKVIHRLSAVGQALGGLVSSRKRLINRVLELSERKGSAFAEAVKGFVEMTLKKGADPGRVTGSEFLQEVRSLLSSLRDTLLDYPEIQATLDGITDINDAEIDSLIELSLHKVALKPVAAHLYSCIHVSRTNDGSFKSLLGNLPGLEKSGVEQLGGSAGVGVPDSVTLERIQQRWTSMHEAYSPNKKVQILLKVCKSIYHSMSANASSGTAFGADDFLPCLTWVLLRSDVVTLHLDTDYMMELLDPTQLQGEGGYYLTTLYASLYYISSFRPRLAARQLSVEAQHSLNQWHRRRTLHCNQSRRSKNRRTFRKQACRERGAQNSETETDGKEKSGKECYSVNNEESQQQRDIHAEALHPLKEDTSRGQEAEDEPKIPSPASDCSQQDITGR